One stretch of Paenibacillus sp. FSL R5-0341 DNA includes these proteins:
- a CDS encoding RsmB/NOP family class I SAM-dependent RNA methyltransferase, giving the protein MGVKLPSIFAERMKSLLGDEFEQFMKSYEQSPHAGLRVNTLKISMEQFDEIAPFDLRSIPWCETGFYVPHGVKPGLHPYYHAGLYYIQEPSAMAPVELLQVEPGDRVLDLCAAPGGKTTQIAAKLQGKGVLVTNDIHAERTKALAKNVELYGVRNAVVLNESPERIANAFPHYFDKVLIDAPCSGEGMFRKDEDMVKSWEHHSVEKCVLMQRDILEIAARLLAPGGTIVYSTCTFAPEENEAMIAEFLNVNHDFVVKDIPEENGFAPGRPEWVRQMMPEKAEETEVVLDQTRGTARLWPHLLEGEGHYVAVLQHRAGQGLETDQSGVVKEGAMEYGQVVDVSRIEVKGNKDHSIAASSIAMTKADRKKERLLRIESRESHDRQIGGGKNSGRQGKKGKDYGGRKSERGQGRGVDAASIDPVAIYTQFMKEQLEVELDGETVCYGDRVYQSSVGAARLEELKVIRPGWFVGTIKNGRFVPSHPLACALNASEARRSVNLSSADGEAVRYLKGETLNIEEERVVLKADTVAKGYVLVCVDSYAAGWGKWLDGVLKNEYPAGWRWTSV; this is encoded by the coding sequence ATGGGTGTAAAGCTACCTTCAATATTTGCCGAGCGAATGAAAAGTTTGCTTGGCGATGAGTTTGAACAATTTATGAAATCTTATGAGCAGTCTCCACATGCGGGGCTGAGAGTGAATACGCTGAAGATATCGATGGAACAATTCGATGAGATTGCTCCATTTGATCTAAGATCTATTCCGTGGTGTGAGACAGGGTTCTATGTACCTCATGGTGTTAAACCAGGTCTACACCCTTATTATCATGCAGGCCTTTATTATATACAGGAACCAAGTGCTATGGCTCCAGTTGAATTATTGCAAGTGGAACCTGGGGATCGCGTGCTTGATCTCTGCGCTGCTCCGGGTGGGAAAACGACACAGATCGCAGCAAAGCTGCAAGGCAAGGGCGTGCTTGTCACGAACGATATCCATGCCGAACGCACGAAAGCGCTGGCCAAGAATGTGGAATTGTACGGGGTGCGGAACGCCGTTGTGTTGAATGAGTCGCCCGAGCGGATCGCAAATGCATTTCCTCATTATTTTGACAAAGTATTAATTGATGCGCCTTGTTCAGGTGAAGGCATGTTCCGCAAAGATGAGGACATGGTGAAATCGTGGGAACATCATTCGGTGGAAAAATGTGTGCTCATGCAGCGGGATATTTTGGAGATTGCGGCACGATTGCTGGCTCCGGGAGGCACAATCGTGTACTCGACATGTACCTTTGCGCCGGAGGAAAATGAAGCAATGATTGCGGAGTTCTTGAATGTAAACCATGATTTCGTTGTCAAAGACATTCCTGAAGAGAACGGATTCGCTCCAGGACGTCCGGAATGGGTACGTCAGATGATGCCAGAGAAGGCTGAAGAGACGGAAGTTGTACTGGATCAAACGCGTGGCACCGCAAGATTGTGGCCTCACCTTTTGGAAGGAGAAGGGCATTATGTCGCTGTATTACAGCATCGTGCAGGGCAAGGATTGGAAACAGATCAATCTGGAGTAGTTAAAGAAGGAGCAATGGAGTATGGACAGGTCGTGGATGTGTCCAGGATTGAAGTAAAGGGGAACAAGGATCACTCTATTGCTGCTTCTTCAATTGCTATGACCAAGGCTGATCGTAAAAAGGAACGTTTGTTGCGAATCGAATCCAGAGAGTCCCATGATCGACAGATTGGTGGCGGCAAGAATTCGGGTAGACAGGGCAAAAAAGGTAAAGATTACGGTGGACGTAAATCGGAACGGGGTCAGGGACGCGGAGTTGATGCGGCAAGTATTGATCCGGTTGCGATCTACACTCAGTTTATGAAAGAACAACTGGAGGTTGAATTAGACGGAGAAACGGTATGTTACGGAGACCGGGTATATCAATCATCGGTTGGTGCAGCTCGGTTGGAGGAACTGAAAGTCATTCGTCCAGGCTGGTTTGTGGGTACGATCAAGAATGGACGATTTGTTCCGTCCCACCCGCTTGCGTGTGCTTTGAATGCATCTGAGGCGCGGCGAAGCGTGAATCTGTCATCCGCTGATGGCGAAGCCGTGAGGTACCTCAAGGGTGAAACGTTGAATATTGAAGAAGAACGAGTGGTGCTCAAGGCGGACACAGTTGCCAAAGGGTACGTTCTTGTATGTGTAGATAGTTATGCTGCTGGCTGGGGAAAATGGCTGGATGGTGTGCTGAAGAATGAATATCCGGCAGGCTGGAGGTGGACATCGGTATGA
- a CDS encoding carboxymuconolactone decarboxylase family protein: MTLMNDKVHAYKDQIGALSDVLPGVVKSYHEFTGECFQPGVIDAKTKQLIALGIGLFANNEVCTFYHVEEARAKGATDQEIMETVAVAGAVGGGHALSQGAMRVQKALH; the protein is encoded by the coding sequence ATGACATTGATGAATGATAAAGTTCATGCCTACAAGGATCAGATTGGAGCATTAAGCGATGTGCTGCCAGGAGTGGTGAAGTCGTATCATGAGTTTACTGGAGAATGCTTTCAGCCTGGCGTGATTGATGCGAAGACAAAACAGCTAATTGCCCTCGGAATAGGACTGTTCGCCAACAATGAGGTATGTACCTTTTACCATGTAGAAGAAGCTCGTGCCAAGGGTGCAACTGATCAGGAGATCATGGAGACCGTTGCCGTTGCCGGAGCTGTAGGAGGCGGACATGCCCTGTCTCAGGGTGCGATGCGAGTGCAGAAGGCGTTGCATTAA
- a CDS encoding L,D-transpeptidase family protein, with amino-acid sequence MQNTHLRTYVKKHPENKMAWYLLGKEYLGEGQEAKANYCFQQAGEVYEAFERSKAPADIWVDYQEKLVEMSEQKEKKQRRRKMWLTLLMLLVLAGLPPADAPGFSREAADALSAALESTDDMAAPVEADKQTGTASIAPSNVFTAAAFGGGNHGEAALAAAWSGSGPKVETSAVLGMQTSDDWSLWKRNMPVKYIVQTNTSGKLTAQSYDAKQCNCEPPEVTPKIKKMALAWTAKQEAAASLSSAIVAYRKKNNAWPKSVTQMAQPFPNNILGETAPGMTEMFPKLLALHQGKAQEGKSDSSGQENGSTTSNTSQGNNAAFADTLGGHPFLQEPLEIVIDKDKHKLALISGDTIVRMYDVGLGGDRTPEGSFVITDKVVNPNGRSNGEFGSRGMQLSNTNYAIHGTNEPDSIGLDESLGCVRMRTGDVEELFALAPQGTPVRIGEDVLPDLTLVPEAKQRYQHTLVPKQNNPNKTYHWLN; translated from the coding sequence ATGCAAAATACTCATCTAAGAACATATGTCAAGAAACATCCCGAAAACAAAATGGCTTGGTACTTGCTTGGAAAGGAGTACTTGGGCGAAGGGCAGGAGGCGAAAGCCAACTATTGTTTCCAGCAAGCGGGCGAGGTTTACGAAGCATTTGAACGTAGTAAAGCTCCAGCTGACATCTGGGTGGACTATCAGGAGAAACTGGTGGAGATGTCTGAGCAAAAGGAGAAAAAACAACGTAGACGCAAAATGTGGCTTACGTTGTTAATGCTGCTTGTGCTGGCAGGTCTGCCACCTGCGGACGCTCCGGGCTTCAGTCGTGAAGCAGCTGACGCACTGTCAGCAGCACTGGAATCCACAGATGACATGGCAGCGCCTGTAGAGGCGGATAAACAGACTGGGACTGCATCCATTGCGCCAAGTAATGTGTTCACCGCTGCGGCATTTGGTGGAGGCAACCATGGCGAGGCTGCGCTCGCAGCTGCCTGGTCCGGATCAGGTCCGAAAGTAGAGACTTCCGCTGTACTGGGTATGCAAACCTCGGATGACTGGTCTTTATGGAAGCGAAATATGCCTGTGAAATACATAGTACAAACCAATACAAGCGGGAAATTAACAGCACAGAGTTATGATGCCAAGCAATGTAACTGTGAACCTCCTGAAGTCACGCCGAAAATCAAAAAGATGGCCTTGGCGTGGACCGCCAAGCAGGAAGCCGCTGCATCATTATCAAGTGCGATCGTTGCCTATCGCAAAAAAAATAACGCTTGGCCCAAGAGTGTAACGCAAATGGCCCAGCCATTTCCGAATAATATTCTGGGAGAAACTGCGCCAGGTATGACCGAGATGTTTCCGAAGCTGTTAGCTTTGCATCAAGGAAAAGCACAGGAAGGAAAAAGCGATTCGAGTGGTCAAGAGAATGGTTCAACGACTTCGAATACGTCTCAAGGCAACAATGCCGCTTTTGCAGATACGCTGGGAGGTCATCCTTTTTTGCAGGAACCGCTTGAGATTGTCATTGATAAGGATAAACACAAACTTGCATTAATCAGTGGGGATACCATTGTTCGTATGTATGATGTGGGACTTGGCGGTGATCGAACACCGGAGGGTTCATTTGTTATTACAGATAAAGTGGTCAATCCGAATGGACGCTCGAACGGGGAGTTCGGAAGCAGAGGTATGCAACTCTCGAATACGAATTATGCCATTCATGGAACCAACGAGCCAGACAGCATCGGACTGGATGAGTCCCTTGGATGTGTGAGAATGCGTACAGGAGATGTAGAAGAGTTATTCGCTCTCGCTCCGCAAGGCACTCCGGTACGCATTGGAGAAGATGTACTGCCAGATCTAACGCTTGTTCCAGAAGCGAAGCAACGTTATCAGCATACGCTTGTTCCTAAGCAGAATAATCCGAACAAAACGTATCACTGGCTGAATTAA
- a CDS encoding GTP pyrophosphokinase family protein: MDGRDWGTFLLPYEQAVEELKVKFKTMRAELKKREEYAPIEFVTGRVKKISSILEKSRRLNVSLDDVETGIEDIAGIRIMCQFVDDIRRVAEYIRGRKDLTVLIEKDYITNFKESGYRSFHMIIEYPVQTALGQKIVLAEIQIRTLAMNFWATIEHSLSYKFRESLPDDMRARLKKTAEAAFVLDNEMSAIRLQILEAQKAFEDDSNIVSRTLNIIHQLYFYHLVSEAIEAQKRFNDYWERHDMEGLKDLLDDVKELLNNARKGENPDEQL, encoded by the coding sequence ATGGACGGTAGAGACTGGGGTACATTTTTACTTCCTTATGAACAAGCGGTAGAGGAATTGAAAGTCAAGTTTAAGACAATGCGAGCGGAGCTGAAGAAACGGGAAGAGTATGCCCCGATTGAATTCGTTACCGGTCGTGTCAAAAAAATATCCAGTATTCTGGAGAAATCCAGACGACTGAATGTGTCGCTTGATGACGTGGAAACAGGCATTGAGGATATTGCAGGTATCCGCATTATGTGCCAGTTCGTAGATGATATCCGTCGGGTTGCCGAGTATATTCGAGGCCGTAAGGATCTCACGGTGTTAATTGAGAAAGATTATATTACGAATTTCAAAGAGAGCGGCTATCGCAGCTTCCATATGATTATTGAATATCCCGTTCAGACGGCTCTGGGACAAAAGATCGTATTGGCCGAGATTCAGATCCGGACGCTTGCCATGAACTTCTGGGCTACCATTGAACATTCTCTAAGTTATAAGTTTCGGGAAAGCTTGCCGGATGACATGCGTGCCAGGCTGAAAAAAACGGCTGAGGCCGCTTTTGTACTGGATAATGAGATGTCTGCGATTCGTCTACAGATTCTGGAGGCACAGAAGGCCTTTGAGGATGATTCCAATATCGTATCAAGAACATTGAATATCATTCATCAACTGTATTTCTATCACCTTGTCAGTGAAGCGATTGAGGCACAGAAGCGTTTTAACGATTACTGGGAACGACATGACATGGAAGGGCTCAAAGACTTGCTGGATGATGTGAAAGAACTTCTGAACAACGCCAGAAAGGGCGAAAATCCGGATGAGCAACTATGA
- a CDS encoding quinone-dependent dihydroorotate dehydrogenase, producing MLYRSLAKPLLFKMDPEQAHHLIIGGLSGVGSIRPVPSGLRVMYGVRETSDLAVDMFGCHFPTPVGLAAGLDKNGQAVTGFSSIGFGFMEVGTVTPLAQPGNDQPRLFRLPPDEALVNRMGFNNLGAEAMAVELARLQDRRIPVAVNIGKNKATSNEDAHLDYSKCIQALYDYADLFVVNISSPNTPDLRNLQHGNELKELLAAVMNEMNVQHARAGGAIKSVLVKIAPDVNDQELEYMVRTIADSGVAGIIATNTTISRAGLSHQHAKETGGLSGKPLRDRSTEIIRQIYRQTEGKLPIIGSGGIFTSEDAYEKIKAGASLVEIYTALIYEGPEVNRRIHAGLRELLRKDGYGHISEAVGAEHR from the coding sequence TTGTTATACAGAAGTCTTGCTAAACCTTTGTTGTTCAAAATGGACCCTGAGCAGGCCCATCATCTGATTATTGGCGGCCTTAGTGGCGTGGGCAGTATCCGTCCGGTTCCTTCCGGGCTGCGTGTGATGTACGGCGTTCGTGAAACGTCTGATCTGGCTGTTGACATGTTTGGGTGTCATTTCCCTACACCTGTCGGTCTGGCTGCGGGTCTGGACAAAAACGGACAGGCAGTAACGGGCTTTTCTTCCATTGGCTTTGGATTCATGGAAGTGGGAACGGTGACGCCACTTGCACAACCAGGTAACGATCAGCCACGGTTGTTCCGTTTACCTCCAGATGAGGCTTTGGTGAACCGGATGGGCTTCAACAATCTCGGTGCGGAAGCCATGGCTGTTGAGTTGGCGCGTCTTCAGGATCGTCGCATTCCAGTGGCTGTTAACATCGGCAAGAATAAGGCAACTTCTAATGAAGACGCTCACTTGGACTATTCGAAGTGCATTCAGGCGCTATATGATTATGCTGACCTGTTTGTAGTTAATATCAGTTCACCAAATACACCGGATTTGCGTAATCTGCAACATGGGAATGAATTGAAGGAACTGCTCGCTGCGGTCATGAACGAGATGAACGTGCAGCATGCGCGAGCGGGTGGAGCGATCAAATCCGTGCTGGTGAAGATCGCACCGGATGTGAATGATCAGGAACTTGAATATATGGTTCGCACAATTGCAGACAGTGGTGTTGCAGGCATTATTGCTACGAATACAACCATCAGTCGCGCAGGACTTTCCCACCAACATGCGAAGGAAACGGGTGGTCTGAGCGGTAAACCTTTACGTGACCGTTCAACGGAGATTATTCGCCAGATCTATCGCCAGACCGAAGGAAAACTTCCGATCATCGGTTCAGGTGGCATTTTCACAAGTGAGGATGCGTACGAGAAAATTAAAGCCGGAGCAAGCCTAGTCGAAATATACACAGCATTGATTTATGAAGGGCCTGAGGTGAATCGGCGCATTCATGCCGGACTGCGTGAGTTGCTGCGCAAGGACGGTTATGGTCATATCTCCGAAGCGGTTGGTGCGGAGCATCGTTAA
- a CDS encoding thioredoxin family protein: MKSKKKKKSAAILIFLGILIIMIAALVVVDQQSKKQMDSVENAYGIAASKLNPATRELLSDPNYQQIIVPTDLKAKIDNKDSFFVYFFASDCSHCRATTPQLMPLVDSEGIELPQFNLREFEAGWTDYNIEFTPTLVYYEAGVEKDRMVGGLQENGSDQGYTLDDYKQFFQKYKGSATPSAS; encoded by the coding sequence ATGAAGTCCAAGAAGAAAAAGAAAAGTGCTGCGATCCTGATTTTCCTGGGTATTTTAATTATTATGATTGCAGCATTGGTTGTTGTAGACCAGCAATCCAAGAAACAGATGGATTCGGTGGAAAATGCTTATGGCATCGCTGCTTCCAAGCTCAATCCTGCTACTCGGGAGCTACTTAGTGATCCGAACTATCAACAAATTATTGTACCCACTGATCTCAAAGCCAAAATTGATAACAAAGATAGCTTCTTTGTGTATTTCTTCGCTTCCGACTGCTCGCACTGCCGTGCCACAACACCTCAGTTGATGCCACTAGTTGACAGTGAAGGTATCGAACTTCCGCAGTTTAATCTGCGCGAATTCGAAGCGGGATGGACTGATTACAACATCGAATTCACACCTACACTCGTGTATTACGAGGCTGGTGTCGAGAAGGATCGTATGGTTGGCGGACTGCAAGAGAATGGCAGTGACCAAGGCTATACGCTGGATGATTACAAACAATTCTTCCAAAAATATAAAGGCAGTGCCACTCCTTCCGCAAGCTAA
- a CDS encoding GNAT family N-acetyltransferase, with translation MHSFRISSEYINDGFQAVQAKPEDTEDVISLLVETAEWLQSQGSSQWNGLLKGEDSHDTAGAIRRGDVFVFKKGADVAGMVILMVQPSPWDVHLWGSKAHAEDGAIYLHRLAIRRKYAQGGLGRSILQWSSSGIQFEGKHTVRLDCGASNTTLNAFYARNGYTFLGETDGFSTYEKPVELLN, from the coding sequence ATGCACTCATTCAGGATTAGTAGCGAATATATTAACGATGGTTTTCAAGCCGTTCAGGCGAAGCCTGAGGATACGGAGGATGTGATCTCACTGCTGGTGGAGACAGCCGAATGGCTACAGAGTCAAGGCTCTTCTCAGTGGAACGGCTTGCTTAAAGGAGAAGATTCACATGATACGGCAGGGGCAATTCGACGTGGGGACGTGTTTGTTTTCAAAAAAGGTGCGGACGTAGCGGGCATGGTCATTCTCATGGTTCAGCCCAGCCCGTGGGATGTTCATCTCTGGGGTTCAAAAGCTCACGCTGAGGATGGTGCAATCTATCTGCATCGGCTGGCGATTCGAAGAAAATATGCTCAGGGCGGTCTGGGACGATCGATATTGCAATGGTCCAGTAGCGGCATACAGTTTGAAGGTAAACATACGGTCCGCTTGGACTGCGGAGCGAGCAACACGACGTTGAACGCCTTTTATGCGCGGAACGGTTATACTTTTTTAGGGGAGACCGATGGTTTTAGCACATATGAGAAGCCGGTAGAGTTGCTGAACTAA
- a CDS encoding DUF309 domain-containing protein, translating into MSNYEPLYIDYLIYFNRDQDYFECHEVLEELWLERNRDSLYKGLLQIAVGLYHFRNGNLRGGIMMLQSSVDLLEPYPDTTLGIELGVLVQEVKGIVKQLSEPDAQSVTYRDLSIRIVDEALEQEIHARSLELKPNIPQRRSPTRGRIYEEKMKAMGQGKS; encoded by the coding sequence ATGAGCAACTATGAGCCACTATACATTGACTACTTAATCTACTTCAATCGGGATCAGGATTATTTCGAGTGCCATGAGGTGCTGGAAGAATTGTGGCTTGAGCGGAATCGGGATTCTCTCTATAAGGGATTGTTGCAAATTGCTGTTGGTCTGTACCATTTCAGGAATGGCAATCTCCGCGGAGGCATCATGATGTTACAGAGTTCAGTTGATCTTTTGGAACCTTATCCTGATACGACTCTGGGCATTGAGCTTGGGGTTTTGGTACAGGAAGTAAAGGGAATCGTGAAGCAACTGTCTGAGCCCGACGCTCAGTCTGTGACTTATAGGGATTTGTCCATACGTATTGTTGATGAGGCACTGGAACAGGAGATACATGCAAGATCGCTTGAGCTGAAGCCTAATATTCCTCAGCGCCGGAGTCCTACTAGAGGGCGAATATACGAAGAGAAGATGAAGGCGATGGGTCAGGGTAAAAGTTAA
- a CDS encoding xanthine phosphoribosyltransferase, translated as MEVLKQRILQEGVVISDQVLKLDGLLNHQIDPALTMEMGREFAARFRESGVTRVITVESSGIPVAFAAAHELGVPLVFARRKKTLLADPDAYCERVPSFTKGIVTDIMVSREFIHENDRILFIDDIIANGDAARGVIKIIERSGAELVGFGVVVEKSFQAGARTIREQGIPVEALVRIRSLNDGTVQFDDNEM; from the coding sequence ATGGAAGTATTGAAACAACGAATTTTACAAGAAGGTGTTGTCATCTCGGATCAGGTATTGAAGCTGGATGGTCTATTGAACCACCAGATTGATCCTGCATTAACGATGGAGATGGGACGGGAGTTTGCTGCCCGGTTTCGTGAAAGTGGAGTAACTCGGGTCATTACGGTAGAATCCTCAGGCATTCCGGTTGCTTTTGCCGCAGCTCATGAACTTGGGGTACCGCTAGTATTCGCCCGTCGCAAAAAAACGCTTCTGGCTGATCCTGATGCCTACTGTGAACGTGTACCGTCCTTTACCAAAGGAATTGTAACAGACATTATGGTATCCCGCGAGTTCATTCATGAGAATGACCGTATTCTGTTCATTGATGATATCATCGCCAATGGGGATGCTGCTCGTGGAGTCATCAAAATTATTGAGCGTTCCGGTGCGGAACTCGTCGGATTCGGCGTTGTGGTCGAGAAAAGTTTTCAGGCAGGGGCACGCACGATTCGTGAACAGGGTATTCCGGTGGAAGCCTTGGTACGTATTCGTTCTCTGAACGATGGAACGGTACAATTTGACGATAACGAAATGTGA
- a CDS encoding Cof-type HAD-IIB family hydrolase, with amino-acid sequence MTYKLIALDVDGTLLNDHHELTEWTQETLIRASRQGAEIVLCSGRGPANTIPFMEQMGLDGYVITHNGAVTAQVDTREVVHHFALDGQGLEPIIDYCRTNGVHFDINTAFGLYVDQPEGLGLQVREMYYNFLAEPLKLPKWVDMTEPLAKFTAFGPIEQMDAVLQEWSTWNLPYYMTRSGDFFIDLMHPEASKGAALKRLAESKGILPSEIMAIGNYFNDITMLTFAGKGIAMDNSPDEVKAAADEVTLSNNEQGVAHAIQKYVLSV; translated from the coding sequence ATGACCTATAAATTAATTGCACTTGATGTAGATGGAACACTGCTGAATGATCATCATGAACTTACCGAATGGACTCAGGAGACCTTGATTCGTGCTTCCCGTCAGGGAGCAGAGATCGTTCTGTGTTCAGGCAGAGGTCCTGCGAACACGATTCCTTTTATGGAGCAGATGGGACTGGATGGATATGTGATTACACATAATGGTGCCGTAACGGCACAAGTGGATACACGAGAGGTGGTTCATCATTTTGCATTAGATGGACAAGGACTGGAACCGATCATCGATTACTGCCGGACTAATGGCGTGCATTTTGATATCAATACGGCTTTTGGTCTGTATGTGGATCAACCGGAGGGTTTGGGTTTGCAGGTGCGTGAGATGTACTACAACTTTTTGGCGGAGCCACTGAAGCTACCCAAGTGGGTTGACATGACAGAGCCACTGGCCAAATTCACTGCATTTGGTCCGATTGAACAGATGGATGCAGTACTGCAGGAGTGGTCTACTTGGAATCTGCCTTATTATATGACACGGAGTGGTGACTTTTTTATTGATCTGATGCATCCCGAAGCGTCCAAAGGCGCTGCGCTCAAACGGCTTGCCGAATCCAAAGGAATCTTGCCTTCGGAGATCATGGCGATTGGCAACTATTTCAATGACATTACGATGTTGACCTTTGCTGGTAAAGGCATTGCCATGGATAACTCACCGGATGAGGTGAAAGCTGCTGCCGATGAGGTGACACTCTCCAATAACGAGCAGGGTGTGGCACACGCGATCCAAAAATATGTGTTATCCGTCTAA
- a CDS encoding glycosyltransferase family 4 protein — MKLLQALFFPPEQPGGVSSMIPYMQERFTTPRWEMDLFSLPKRIRNKGREEVQFQTFDWTEYQDSPVVQKYIQTYRDYLWWTKLRIQKPYDLIHAHHPIAGLAMKTVFPDTPLIQTIHSSYERELILNGRIEPDGPEHRFLLAIYGELEHQAERLLTVSDSFRRYLAPYVKEPDVIGVIPNGFDEKRFKPIPHDNAIPQLVTVCRLVPAKGLDILFKACAELKGRGHDYVLHIIGDGPIRPDLEELAQRLGIYNETIFYGYTLHPEEFMPFFDIFVLPSRAEAFGSVFAEAALSCLALVGTDVGGIPEQIENGSNGLLVPAEDPSALAEALEKVMLDPAYRYELARSACEKAKTHYSLGRSVNELKKMYLQFPSQA; from the coding sequence GTGAAATTGCTGCAGGCGCTTTTCTTTCCTCCGGAGCAGCCCGGAGGTGTATCCTCTATGATTCCGTATATGCAGGAGAGGTTTACAACCCCGAGGTGGGAAATGGATCTGTTCTCGTTGCCCAAGCGAATTCGCAACAAGGGCAGAGAGGAAGTTCAATTCCAAACGTTTGATTGGACCGAATATCAGGATAGTCCTGTTGTCCAGAAATATATTCAAACCTATCGTGATTATCTATGGTGGACCAAACTGCGCATTCAGAAGCCCTATGATCTGATCCATGCCCACCACCCAATTGCAGGACTCGCGATGAAAACGGTTTTCCCGGATACCCCCCTCATTCAGACGATTCACTCCAGTTATGAACGAGAATTAATTCTTAATGGACGCATTGAACCGGATGGACCAGAGCATCGATTCCTGCTTGCGATATATGGGGAGTTGGAGCACCAGGCAGAGCGCCTCTTGACGGTGTCGGATTCGTTCCGTCGTTATTTGGCCCCCTACGTGAAGGAACCGGATGTCATCGGTGTGATCCCCAATGGATTCGATGAGAAGCGGTTTAAGCCGATTCCCCATGATAATGCCATACCACAGCTAGTGACGGTATGTCGGCTTGTTCCGGCGAAAGGACTGGATATTCTTTTCAAAGCCTGTGCGGAACTGAAGGGTCGAGGTCATGATTATGTGTTACACATTATTGGAGACGGACCGATTCGTCCTGATCTGGAAGAATTGGCGCAGCGGTTAGGAATCTATAATGAAACCATCTTCTATGGTTATACACTGCATCCTGAGGAATTCATGCCATTCTTTGATATTTTTGTACTTCCTTCACGGGCAGAAGCATTTGGTTCCGTCTTTGCTGAAGCGGCGCTGAGTTGTCTTGCCCTTGTGGGTACGGATGTAGGTGGTATACCGGAACAGATCGAGAACGGTAGCAATGGGTTGCTTGTACCGGCAGAAGATCCTTCTGCACTGGCTGAAGCGCTTGAAAAGGTGATGTTGGACCCGGCTTACCGTTATGAACTTGCCCGTTCGGCATGTGAAAAAGCCAAAACACATTACTCGCTTGGCAGATCGGTGAATGAGCTGAAAAAGATGTACCTCCAGTTCCCTAGCCAAGCCTAA
- a CDS encoding pseudouridine synthase, whose translation MSGKGKQTLRLDKILSHMGVGTRSELKKMVKQGRIHVDGKAVKDSGVQVNPEVNVIEADGERIVYREMIYLMLHKPPGVVSATEDNRDKTVLDLLRKEDRVFNPFPVGRLDKDTEGLLILTNDGPLAHDLLSPRKHVPKTYEARVLGNVDEDDVQRFKDGVQLDDGYETLPAELTILGQEETEEGTISSISLIIHEGKFHQVKRMFQAVGKRVIYLKRVAMGELELASDLAIGSYRELTVDELNLLRK comes from the coding sequence ATGAGTGGAAAAGGCAAACAAACGCTGCGTCTGGACAAAATATTAAGTCATATGGGTGTGGGAACACGGAGTGAACTCAAAAAGATGGTGAAGCAAGGCAGAATCCATGTGGACGGCAAAGCAGTGAAAGACAGCGGCGTACAGGTGAATCCAGAGGTCAACGTGATCGAGGCTGATGGAGAGCGGATTGTGTATCGGGAGATGATCTATCTGATGCTGCATAAACCTCCAGGTGTCGTGTCTGCTACCGAGGATAACAGAGATAAGACGGTGCTGGATCTGTTGCGGAAAGAAGACCGGGTCTTTAATCCGTTTCCTGTGGGACGACTGGATAAGGATACAGAGGGACTGCTCATTCTCACGAATGATGGTCCACTTGCCCATGATCTGTTATCTCCACGCAAGCATGTGCCGAAAACCTATGAAGCCCGTGTTCTGGGAAACGTGGATGAAGACGATGTACAACGTTTCAAAGATGGTGTACAGCTGGATGACGGGTATGAGACGCTGCCTGCTGAACTGACTATACTTGGTCAGGAAGAAACGGAAGAAGGCACGATCTCGTCGATCTCGCTTATTATTCACGAAGGGAAATTTCACCAGGTAAAACGTATGTTTCAGGCGGTAGGCAAACGAGTGATCTATCTGAAACGCGTAGCCATGGGTGAGCTTGAATTGGCTTCCGATCTTGCGATCGGAAGTTATCGTGAACTAACCGTAGATGAGTTGAACCTACTTCGGAAGTAA
- a CDS encoding ferredoxin, which yields MSKYTWVEKDTCIACGACGATAPDIYDYDDEGLAEVIFDGDANHGVKAIPDDLFDDMQDACDGCPTDSIKVADEPFNKEG from the coding sequence ATGAGTAAATATACTTGGGTTGAAAAAGACACATGCATCGCATGTGGCGCTTGTGGAGCAACGGCTCCAGACATCTACGATTACGATGATGAAGGTTTGGCAGAAGTTATCTTTGACGGAGATGCTAACCATGGTGTCAAAGCTATTCCAGACGATTTGTTTGACGATATGCAGGATGCATGTGATGGCTGCCCTACAGATTCCATCAAAGTAGCGGACGAGCCTTTCAATAAAGAAGGCTAA